A genomic stretch from Calidithermus timidus DSM 17022 includes:
- a CDS encoding DUF1634 domain-containing protein translates to MNDRTMEGLLGNLLRLGVLVAGAVVLAGGLLELASHGGERVDYSVFRGEPASLRSLVGILQGAEEVRPRHLIQLGLLLLVLTPVLRVALSVVLFARQRDGVFVGVTLWVLGVLLYSLAH, encoded by the coding sequence ATGAACGACCGGACGATGGAGGGTTTGCTGGGGAATCTACTGCGGCTGGGGGTTCTGGTGGCCGGGGCGGTGGTCCTGGCGGGGGGCTTGCTGGAGCTCGCAAGCCACGGCGGCGAGCGCGTGGACTACTCGGTCTTCCGGGGGGAACCCGCCTCTTTGCGCTCGCTGGTGGGTATCCTGCAGGGCGCCGAGGAGGTCCGGCCTCGGCACCTGATCCAGCTAGGCCTTTTGCTCTTGGTGTTGACCCCCGTGCTGCGGGTGGCCCTCTCGGTGGTGCTCTTTGCCCGGCAGCGCGACGGGGTCTTTGTGGGGGTCACGCTTTGGGTATTGGGGGTTTTGCTCTACAGCCTGGCCCATTAG
- a CDS encoding polysaccharide deacetylase family protein, giving the protein MRRWIFALLLLGLLGCWRSPAEAGPLPRVQAPLGEVQPVAPGFHPAPPLPQIRLNPPLPGLQWLVYLSNGHLEAAHGLLLVPQRERQPARLLSLAQQLVQRAFAARGSLAVVDVSLYQAEGYAGFGGPLPLFTASVPKTRLEEFLRLRPETLGLYDHLWLNPNEPLPPTRRPSRLAETIPTYEGSPQELQEQQVLQEAQRQKGPSRSSSLYYHGPPGSDKVALTFDDAVHPMYAPLLLEALSRARVKATFFLIGRNAEAYPYFVRDLAQAGHELANHTYHHVRLVGLPEEVIRDELTRTNQLIERLTGQKARFFRPPGGRYDTQVLRVARELGLSTAFWTDDPADFNNPGSGIIASRTLRHLRRGGIVLLHDNAQETLSVLEEIAHKARARGFILTTLSDQAGW; this is encoded by the coding sequence GTGCGACGCTGGATTTTCGCCCTGCTCCTGCTAGGCCTCCTGGGTTGCTGGCGCAGCCCAGCAGAAGCTGGGCCCCTACCCAGGGTGCAGGCACCGCTGGGAGAGGTGCAGCCGGTGGCCCCGGGCTTCCATCCCGCGCCACCCCTGCCGCAGATTCGGCTCAACCCACCCCTGCCCGGCCTGCAGTGGCTGGTCTACCTCTCCAACGGCCACCTCGAGGCCGCCCACGGGCTGCTGCTGGTACCCCAGCGCGAACGCCAGCCCGCCCGCCTCCTGAGCTTGGCTCAGCAGCTCGTGCAGCGGGCCTTCGCCGCTCGAGGCAGCCTTGCGGTGGTGGACGTGAGCCTCTACCAGGCCGAGGGCTATGCGGGGTTTGGGGGGCCCCTACCCCTTTTCACCGCCTCAGTACCCAAAACCCGGCTGGAAGAGTTCCTGCGCCTGCGCCCGGAAACCCTAGGCCTCTACGACCATCTCTGGCTCAACCCCAACGAACCCCTACCACCCACCCGTAGGCCCAGCCGCCTGGCTGAGACGATTCCAACCTACGAGGGCAGCCCTCAGGAGTTGCAAGAGCAGCAGGTCCTACAAGAAGCGCAACGGCAAAAAGGCCCCTCTCGCAGCAGCAGCCTCTACTACCACGGCCCGCCCGGTTCTGACAAGGTGGCCCTCACCTTCGACGATGCGGTACACCCCATGTACGCTCCTCTGCTGCTTGAGGCCCTGAGCCGGGCAAGGGTCAAGGCCACCTTTTTTCTGATCGGACGCAACGCCGAGGCCTACCCCTACTTTGTGCGCGACCTGGCCCAGGCCGGACACGAACTGGCCAACCACACCTACCACCACGTGCGCCTGGTGGGCCTGCCCGAGGAGGTAATCCGGGACGAGCTGACGCGCACCAACCAGCTCATCGAGCGCCTCACCGGACAGAAAGCGCGCTTCTTCCGCCCGCCCGGCGGGCGCTACGACACCCAGGTGCTGCGGGTGGCGCGCGAGTTGGGCCTTAGCACCGCTTTCTGGACCGACGACCCCGCCGACTTCAACAACCCGGGAAGCGGCATCATTGCCAGCCGCACCCTGCGGCACCTGCGCCGGGGAGGCATCGTCCTGTTGCACGACAACGCCCAGGAAACCTTGAGCGTTTTGGAAGAAATCGCCCACAAGGCCCGGGCCCGGGGATTCATTCTCACCACCCTCTCCGACCAGGCCGGGTGGTAG
- a CDS encoding tetratricopeptide repeat protein, whose amino-acid sequence MVPLLSRRQALKGLLGGAVLWAAGNAQQATFPQYPYHSSAFGRFLEDSYALAPAPKPKPFRGWLEAAYQAHDHEHLEQALTHRRARLEATRDPRKRAALEEATAIWLHRVVKTLIPRFSLERGFEFFNAVRFGERQCLLQSVLIAGLLQGVGLEAGVVMVWKNPEGKESNLGHAVALLRGSDGQDRLVDASDPTPFMRHPGLYLWDRGARDYRFVEAHFGALGAIRGYTRMADGKPLPLGLAQPLDVAFLRSQFDYYRGERAPGGFIGPSTPAGLEASARFLERATARQPRNPLAVYGLGYVYRKQGRLEAARKQFQMAYQLYLAQGHVPSGPQEAQRWAEA is encoded by the coding sequence ATGGTTCCGCTTCTTTCCCGCCGCCAGGCCCTCAAGGGGCTGCTCGGGGGAGCGGTGCTTTGGGCTGCCGGAAACGCTCAGCAGGCCACCTTTCCCCAGTACCCTTACCACTCCTCCGCATTTGGTCGCTTCCTTGAAGACTCTTATGCCCTGGCCCCTGCCCCCAAGCCCAAGCCCTTCCGGGGCTGGCTCGAGGCCGCCTACCAAGCCCACGACCACGAGCACCTGGAGCAGGCCCTGACCCACCGCCGCGCCCGGCTCGAGGCCACCCGCGACCCCCGCAAGCGAGCGGCCCTGGAAGAAGCCACCGCCATCTGGCTCCACCGGGTGGTCAAGACCCTCATCCCCAGGTTCAGCCTGGAGCGCGGCTTCGAGTTCTTCAACGCGGTACGCTTCGGCGAGCGGCAGTGCCTGCTCCAGTCGGTGCTGATCGCCGGGCTACTGCAAGGGGTTGGGCTGGAGGCGGGGGTGGTAATGGTCTGGAAGAACCCAGAAGGGAAAGAGAGCAACCTAGGCCACGCGGTTGCCCTGCTACGGGGCTCGGACGGCCAGGACCGGCTGGTCGATGCCTCCGACCCCACCCCCTTCATGCGGCACCCGGGGCTTTACCTGTGGGACAGAGGGGCTCGCGACTATCGCTTTGTGGAGGCACACTTTGGCGCCCTAGGGGCGATTCGCGGGTACACCCGGATGGCCGATGGCAAACCCCTGCCCCTGGGTCTGGCACAGCCGCTCGACGTCGCCTTCCTGCGCTCGCAGTTCGACTACTACCGGGGTGAGCGGGCCCCTGGCGGGTTCATCGGGCCCAGCACCCCGGCGGGTCTCGAGGCCTCGGCGAGGTTCCTGGAGCGGGCCACGGCCCGCCAGCCCAGGAACCCTTTGGCGGTCTATGGCTTGGGGTACGTCTACCGCAAGCAAGGAAGGCTCGAGGCCGCCCGAAAGCAGTTCCAGATGGCCTACCAGCTCTACCTGGCCCAGGGCCATGTGCCGTCCGGGCCCCAGGAGGCCCAGCGGTGGGCCGAGGCCTAA
- a CDS encoding TlpA disulfide reductase family protein codes for MLLGPLALSWPNLALLLGVFAFVGLAARQGVEGKAWWVLLFAALAARVGYAVEHLSSWPNAGTALLGVLDIRSGGWSWWVGFPAGAIAALFLLKQEATRLLVPGVASLAVALLPLGVQHGLTRPAPLSSKPAYETQMLQYLEAGQIRPGEVRFADLPKPMLINLWATWCPPCRAEMPLLVEYQRKGYPIVLLNVGENPGTIQNFLQQTGLSARVFLDSAGLQRAFQVSGLPTTLLIGSDGQVIARHLGPVNRGQLEQLLQQLK; via the coding sequence ATGCTACTTGGCCCGCTGGCCCTGAGCTGGCCCAATCTGGCCCTGCTGCTGGGGGTTTTTGCCTTTGTTGGGCTGGCCGCGCGTCAGGGGGTGGAGGGTAAAGCCTGGTGGGTATTGCTCTTTGCAGCGCTGGCGGCCCGGGTGGGTTATGCCGTGGAGCACCTGTCTAGCTGGCCTAATGCCGGTACAGCCCTGCTCGGTGTTCTGGATATCCGTAGCGGGGGCTGGAGCTGGTGGGTGGGATTCCCCGCCGGGGCCATCGCGGCACTTTTCCTGCTCAAACAGGAAGCGACCCGCTTGCTGGTTCCGGGGGTGGCCTCGCTGGCCGTAGCCCTGCTGCCGCTGGGCGTGCAACACGGCCTTACCCGTCCTGCTCCTTTGAGCAGCAAGCCCGCCTACGAGACCCAGATGCTTCAGTACCTCGAGGCCGGCCAAATCCGTCCCGGCGAGGTGCGCTTCGCAGACCTACCCAAACCCATGCTGATCAACCTCTGGGCTACCTGGTGCCCCCCCTGCCGGGCTGAAATGCCCCTCTTGGTGGAGTACCAGCGGAAGGGTTATCCTATCGTGCTCCTGAATGTGGGCGAAAATCCAGGAACCATACAAAACTTCTTACAGCAAACCGGGCTCTCGGCGCGGGTCTTCCTAGATAGCGCGGGTTTGCAGCGGGCCTTTCAGGTGAGTGGGCTGCCCACCACCTTGTTGATTGGTTCCGATGGACAGGTCATAGCCCGTCACCTGGGACCGGTGAACCGGGGGCAGCTCGAGCAACTTTTGCAACAGCTCAAGTAG
- a CDS encoding copper chaperone PCu(A)C, giving the protein MRWITVLLLGGLALAQPLRLEQGWVRRVPGNITAAYLVLYNPGDRPVRIVGASTPIATRVEFHQTTHAGHGDHQDVSAMKRVEALVVPARGRLEVLPGKYHLMLYGLREKNPRPLAEGQKVPLTLRLEGGATLTLTLTVEAR; this is encoded by the coding sequence ATGCGCTGGATTACTGTGCTTCTCTTGGGCGGTCTGGCCCTGGCCCAGCCGCTGCGGCTCGAGCAGGGCTGGGTGCGCCGGGTGCCGGGGAACATCACCGCGGCCTACCTGGTGCTCTACAACCCGGGGGACCGACCCGTCCGAATTGTGGGGGCCAGCACCCCCATCGCCACCCGGGTGGAGTTTCACCAGACCACCCACGCCGGCCACGGCGACCACCAGGACGTCTCGGCCATGAAGCGGGTAGAGGCCCTGGTCGTGCCCGCACGGGGGCGGCTGGAGGTGCTGCCCGGCAAGTACCACCTGATGCTCTACGGGTTGCGCGAAAAAAACCCCCGGCCCCTGGCCGAGGGGCAAAAGGTACCCCTTACCCTGAGGCTCGAGGGCGGGGCCACCCTCACCCTTACCCTTACCGTAGAGGCGCGCTAG
- a CDS encoding nitrous oxide reductase accessory protein NosL — protein sequence MKRRTLIKGLLALPLGPGVLQPAQAAPRPLRVGVDACPYCNMTILDARYAAQMVTTTGKVYPYDDVGCLLDHVLGYGGPQATPKEMYVADFANSERQEARFLTVEQAHFLFNERIRTPMGVGLLAFGSTAALEAYLKERPQHAGEKLRWSELLSRGRKQAWVPGYGR from the coding sequence ATGAAGCGACGCACCCTCATCAAAGGACTGCTGGCCCTGCCCCTGGGCCCCGGCGTGCTGCAACCGGCGCAGGCGGCGCCTCGGCCCCTGCGGGTGGGGGTGGATGCCTGCCCCTACTGCAACATGACCATCCTGGACGCCCGCTACGCGGCGCAGATGGTCACCACCACCGGCAAGGTCTACCCCTACGACGACGTGGGCTGCCTGCTCGACCATGTGCTGGGTTATGGCGGCCCGCAGGCCACCCCCAAGGAGATGTATGTGGCCGACTTTGCCAACTCGGAGCGCCAGGAAGCCCGTTTTCTGACGGTAGAACAGGCCCACTTCCTCTTCAATGAGCGCATTCGTACCCCCATGGGGGTTGGCCTGCTGGCTTTCGGCAGCACCGCCGCCCTGGAAGCTTACCTAAAAGAAAGGCCCCAGCATGCCGGGGAAAAGCTGCGCTGGAGCGAACTCCTTTCGCGTGGGCGCAAGCAGGCCTGGGTGCCGGGCTACGGACGATGA
- a CDS encoding nitrous oxide reductase accessory protein NosL, which translates to MHKNRREVVKMLSALGASAVLSQALAQHMHQPMQPMQPAAPANLETLPAKAIPWEGGTCAFCGMPLKTPPPGAWMGRTFAPGFFEQTYSQIALKEPQNGMEAIPFESIACMVNYAWVYGLRDGVGTTFYVTDRGAYNPAKGPAAVSLIPARQAVYLWAEKRGWVVMDAKIAAFKNADAAMTFAHTNPDLGRTRVLDWQTLLDLAPLPEMNLVSLLAKHAGLLK; encoded by the coding sequence ATGCACAAGAACCGTCGTGAAGTGGTGAAGATGCTCTCGGCTTTGGGCGCTTCGGCGGTCCTCTCGCAAGCTCTGGCCCAGCACATGCACCAGCCGATGCAACCCATGCAGCCCGCGGCCCCGGCCAACCTCGAGACCCTCCCGGCCAAGGCCATCCCCTGGGAGGGGGGCACCTGCGCCTTCTGCGGGATGCCGCTCAAGACCCCCCCGCCGGGGGCCTGGATGGGCCGTACCTTCGCTCCGGGCTTCTTCGAACAGACCTACAGCCAGATTGCCCTCAAGGAGCCGCAAAATGGGATGGAGGCCATCCCCTTTGAGTCCATCGCCTGCATGGTCAACTACGCCTGGGTCTACGGCCTGCGCGACGGGGTGGGCACCACCTTCTACGTGACCGACCGGGGGGCCTACAACCCGGCCAAAGGCCCCGCGGCGGTGAGCCTAATCCCCGCCCGCCAGGCGGTGTACCTGTGGGCTGAGAAGCGCGGCTGGGTGGTGATGGACGCCAAAATTGCGGCCTTCAAAAATGCCGATGCAGCCATGACCTTTGCCCACACCAACCCCGACCTGGGCCGCACCCGCGTGCTGGACTGGCAGACTTTGCTGGATCTGGCGCCCTTGCCCGAGATGAACCTGGTGAGCCTGCTGGCCAAGCACGCGGGCTTGCTCAAGTAA
- a CDS encoding ABC transporter ATP-binding protein — protein sequence MVEVVDLHKKGRLSGVNLRLNSGSLALLGPNGAGKSTLLGLLAGRLKADGGTVRLFGHPPQSLGAARARAYIPQHLSLPPTLRVEEILEAARRLKGASPQDKGEATLRMGLEAHLKRPVAQLSGGWRQRLALAAGLMGYPPLWLLDEPASALDTEGLERLQDWMAAHLAMGGLVIISAHRQEELSRLAERYVRLENGRVVEQGSVNYAQEPS from the coding sequence ATGGTTGAGGTGGTAGACCTGCACAAAAAGGGGCGGCTCTCGGGCGTAAACCTCCGCCTAAACTCGGGCAGCCTGGCCCTTTTGGGCCCCAACGGGGCCGGCAAGAGCACCCTCTTGGGCCTCCTGGCCGGGCGACTCAAAGCCGATGGCGGCACGGTACGGCTCTTCGGGCACCCTCCCCAGAGCCTGGGAGCGGCCCGCGCGCGGGCCTACATCCCCCAGCACCTGAGCCTTCCCCCCACCCTACGGGTGGAAGAGATTCTGGAAGCGGCCCGCCGCCTCAAAGGGGCAAGCCCCCAGGACAAGGGCGAAGCCACCCTGCGCATGGGCCTGGAGGCCCACCTGAAGCGCCCGGTGGCCCAACTCTCGGGGGGCTGGCGGCAGCGGCTGGCCCTGGCCGCCGGGCTGATGGGCTACCCGCCGCTGTGGCTGCTGGACGAACCGGCTTCGGCGCTGGATACCGAGGGTCTGGAGCGTTTGCAAGACTGGATGGCCGCCCACCTCGCCATGGGCGGGCTGGTCATCATCTCGGCTCACCGGCAAGAAGAACTCTCACGCCTGGCCGAGCGCTATGTGCGCCTGGAAAACGGCCGGGTGGTTGAACAAGGCAGCGTGAACTATGCACAAGAACCGTCGTGA